Within the Malassezia vespertilionis chromosome 3, complete sequence genome, the region GCGCACAAGTGCGGCCGCTCCCTCTGCCGACTGAATCGAGTGAGCGGCCGTGGGAAGAGTACACCATAGTGCGCAAGCTTGGGCGCGGTAGTTTTGGCCAGGTGTACGAGGCAGTGCATACTCCGACCACGCAGGTCGTCGCCGTCAAGCAAATCCACCTCGAGTCAAGCGCTGGCGAAGGCTGCGAAGTGCAGGACCTTTCTGAAATCCAGCGCGAGGTTACAAGTCTGGCGCAGTGCCAGTCGTGCGAGCGGGTGACGCGGTACTATGGCAGTTTCTTGCGGCGCTACACGCTGTGGGTCGTCATGGAGCTCATGGACGGCGGTTCGTGCCTCTCGCtgatccagcgcggcggcccGCTTCCTGAAAGTGTAATTGCCGCGATATGCAGGCAGATCGTGCTTGGGCTAGTCTATCTACACGCCCAAGGCATTGTGCATCGCGACATCAAAGCCGCGAATGTGCTTCTCtccaagcgcggcgaggtAAAACTCGCCGACTTtggcgtcgcggcgcagctcctgcACCGCAACTCGCACTGCCGGACGCTGGTAGGTACTCCGTACTGGATGGCGCCCGAAGTAATCAAGCAGTCCAAGTACAATGCAAGCGCGGATATTTGGTCGCTCGGCATcaccgcgctggaaatggCACATGGACAGCCGCCGCTGGCGACGTGCCATcccatgcgtgcgctgtTTCTCATTCCCAAGGCGAATCCGCCGCAGCTGGATGCAGAGCGCTACTCACGCGAGTTTGCCGAGTTTGTCAGTCGGTgcctcgccaagcagccGCAGGACCGCGCgtctgcacgcgctttgGGTTCGACGTCGTTTGTCCGCGACGCGGGCGATATAGCATTGGTCCGCGCTTGCATAGAGGAGCGCGCACGCGAGACGGCAGAAACGAGCCGCTCGGATTTGTccgacgcgctgcaggacTCGGTGCTCGATACCAGCCGCTTTTCCGAATGGGCGTTTGACGACGAGagcgaggagcgcggcgtgcaagctTCGCGCATGGGCCTCGGTGACGACAGCCGCGTTTCCGTGCAGACACCCGCGCCGCTTGTACATAtcgcagcgcacacgccgcgtcCCGATGCGCCGACGTTGCCAAAGGACGTGGACGCATGGAAAGAAggctcgccgcgcaagtcgccgcgcgcgccggtccagtcgcttgcacgcgcgccgtcaaGCCAGACGCgtgtgcaagcagcgctggagcagcttgcgTACCAGGCCGGCCAGGATGCCGAGCAGGACGGCGCGGGTATGCTCTACGAGCTTCAAGGCCTGCTCAGCCAGCTCGGCCGCCAGCACCCAGCCTACCTCGACCAGTTTGtcctcgcgcttggccatccgcgcgctgggagcgcagtgcgcacgcctgccgcagcgtcgcggctTGCGTCGCTTTTGTACGGCCGCTGGCTCGAGggcttgcgtgcgcgctgggACGTGCTCGATAGTCCACTATAGTACGGTCTACATCCTATTCACacagcttgccgagcaaggCCATCGGATCGACGACGTCAAAGTACTCGTCCTTGTGCCGGTGTGCGGGATTGGGGTGGTGGTGGTGGTGGTTGCTGGCGTGACTCGATTGGTAGTGCTGCACAAGTgcggtgccgagcgcgtcgggcCCTTCCATCGCGGCCTGTACGTGCTGCGGCGACCACTGCACCTCGCCGTTGGCCATCGATTCACACAGTGCGGGGCGGTCCAGCATACGTAGCGGTGCCAGCTGATCCAGCAAGACCTGGTTGCGCACCACGtcgcggtgctgctgctgccgctcgCGGAACTGGCGCTCGGGATCTTCTTCGCTCGCCGAAGGCTctggcgctgtgcctgGCGGTGCCGCGCCAAGTGTCGTCACGGCACattggcgcgcaaaaagcgccaTGGGATGGGGCGCGTGGGTATACTGAGCAGCCTCGTCGGGAACCAAAAGGCGCTCAGTTGGCCCCTGTCCCAATGgctcgacgacgacgtgcggcgcgagctcCAGCAACGTCGCCATGTCAGacatgcgcaagcgcggaGGCTTGTCGCTGACTTGGTCAGCGCGCTGGCTGCGTACACTGCGCAAGACAGTGCTGATGACATTGCGCAAATgatcctgcagcgcagcgagcacgACGGCCGCCGCCTGCACTTGGACGCCGCCGGAAAGACCCGCTTCGACGGCAGCGAGCGACATGCGGTCCTGGAGTAGATGCACGTCGGGCAGTTCGTGCGCTTCACtgcactgcggcgcaacaATGCCGCGCATAAATGCTTCTTGCGTGGCCGAGGAAAGCTGcgggcgctgtgcatcggcatGTGCGGCAGCTTGCACGGTCGTGGCTCGCCACGATAACGCGCCGATCGACGACTTTAtctcgcgcgtgcggcgccgctcctcAATCGCTTTGCGCTTCTCGTcctctttgcgcttcttttcaaggagctcggcgcctgcgccggcCCACACTGTCGCAGCGGtgtgcacgccgccgtgACTCGTTTTCGGCAGCTGTTTcaggcgcgcacgctcgtcCTGCGAGAGACCCGCATACATATGGCGCAGTCGTTTCAGACTTCGCGTATCCAAGCCTCCCACGGCAGGATCCGCGTCTGTATCGGAATCGGAGTCGAGGGCATAGAGCCCGTGTGCGGCAGCCTGTATCGGGCTCAGTGGCGCATGGCGGTGGCCTGTACCGTGCCGCAAACGCGCACTGGTCTGCCGCGCGTATGCTGCACTCAGCATACTGAGCACGAGCGCATTGTGCAGCGGGTAACACTCGGGCGAAAGGATATGCTCCACTCGCGCGTGAAATTCGCGGCGGTCAATCGAcgccgtgcacagcgctccAAAGGCCGTCCAGTATGTATCGGAGTGCTTTCCGAGCGCTGTAAATAGCCGGGCTTTTATGCTCCGCACGTCGGCATGggagagcggcgcaggcgtgGACCGTGCACTGCCAGCCATCGCGACGGAGGGAAGGAAAAGGGATCATGTGACTTCTACGGACTAGGCACGGCCGCTGTTGGacaagaggcgctcgagcgcgcgctcggtgcggtagttggcgcgctccaagGCACGGATGACTTGGGAGCGGGAAAAGCCCATCTGGCAAAGCTGGCGGACGGGGCCGAGATCCCCTGGGAGCGGGGGCGTGGGTGCACGTGAGGAGCGCTGGCCCGGCGCAGAAGGAACCGAGCGGGCGGCCACGGAAGCATCGggcgcggcttgtgcggcCGGTGCGGCTTGTGCGGTCGGGGCATGCACAGGAGGCGCAGTGGCCGTGTTGGAAAGGTacgcaagcggcacgccCTCGCCATACGCCGGCGCGGGGCTGAGCGGTTTGCCCGGCGCAGAcgccgatgccgatgcAGGCGCGAACGAGGACTCGAACCGCTGTTCCGCGTCGGCTTGGGGAACCGCGGCGTCTGCACTGGACGGCACGACATGGGCAAAGCCCAGGTTTTTAAACGCGGAGTCAAATTCGTCCAGCGTCGATTTCCGCGCAGACGGTGCGTCGGTGACGGTGGTGGCAGGGCGGGCGTTTGCAGCACCGTCGAGCGTGCTTTCTGGCGCTGTGCTttctggcgctgcgccggtGGGCCACATCGACGCGAGCCCGgcccgcggcgcaggcgcaggcacagatgcagccgcagccgcagatgcaggcgcagccGCCGCAGACCAATCCGACGGCGCCTGCTGTACATTGGCGACACGGGCGGAAAGCGGCGGGGCTTGTGCTGAGCttggctcggcgcgcgccgcatctgGCGAGGCAGCATCCGCTTCGCCGGGGAATCCGCCGGGCAAGTGAAGCTGGTCCTTGCCttgtgcatcgtcgcgtGTATGAGGCGAGGCGTCGAGGTACGCACTCTCGTCCAAAGACGTGTCGTGAACGAGCTGATCAGCATGCTCGCCTACGTCCACACTGTCCactgcagcatgcgcatTTCCTTCTGCGCTTGGGTCCGCTAAAAATGATGCAGtggccggcgcgccggtgGGATCCACAAGATGCACGGTTTGTGCGCGTGGCTCAACACTGTCTGCCATAGCGGTTCCGGCGCCGACGCCCGCAATGCCCGCAAACGTGTCCAGGCCAAGGTCGGTTTGAAGGGGCTCTGCAGTCGCAAACGAGCCGTACATCGACTCAAAGGTGGCTGTGCCGGCACTCGGCGGCTCACCGCCCATCTCGAATGGGTTGCGCTTCGCCACAGGTTCCGCTCGGACCGGGGGCATGGCCAAAAGCGACTCGTGCtcatcgcgcgcggccgccAGCTGCGTATCCGCGATGGCCGCAATGCCTGCGTGGTGGCGCACCTCCTCCTCGGCTctatcgcgcgcgtcgcgcatcgaGGCCAGATCCGCTTGCAGCTCGGCCAGCGTACGCTTCGTCTCGCGCACAGACTCGCGgtcctgcagcagcgtTTGCTCAAGCTCGTCTTTTTGGGAGCGCAAGCCGCTAAGCTCGCTCTCGGTGCGAATCACATCCTCGCGGAGCACGTCAAGCTCCTTGCCTTGGGCAAGCacacgctcctcgagctctGCTACAGCAGCTTTTTCACCTGCTTGCTCGGTGCGTGCACGGGtgagctgcgcctcgagctctgCGAGGGAGGTTGCGTTCTGTGCAGCGGTGGCCTCGACagtgctgcggcgcgtgcgcaagtcgTCGAGATCCTTGCTCGTACTGCGCATCGCACTCTGTGTACCCGCAAGCTCCGCAGGATCGGGTGCAGGCGCCGCAACGTCGTCGTCAAACGCGTTGAACTGCGCCGTGGTGGATCGGGACGCAGGCGCTCTTGTCTGCGTCTCAGCAGTGCTCTTCGACAGGACCGCAGGCCGCATGGGGGGCATGTTGAGCGAGGTAGCGGCGTTGGAGCCGGCAAAAGCAgtcgcagcagcggcagaCGAgacgggcggcgcgtcaAAATCAAGCAAAGAAAAGAGCTCTTTTTGCGTCTCGCTCTGCTTCACGTCCACGGCTTCGGGCAggctctgcgcgcgcatgcccGGCGGCATCATGTTTGGAGGGAGCTGGTCAGGAATTGCGCGCCCTGCAATCTTGTCATTAATCAGGCGCATCGCGACGGCAAACTCATCCCTGGTAAGCACACCGTCTTGGGTGAGATCCGATAGGTCCCATACATGCGCCAACGTCGGCTCATCAAGGCCACTCTGCATGAAAAACGGCACCACAAGAGAGCCCTCAATGTGGCCAGTGTGCGCAGTGTCAAGCGAGTCAAAAAAGGTGTCAAACTTGGCTTTTTCTTGCGCTGAAATCGCCCAGTcgccttgtgcggcgccggtgGGCTGCGGCATGAGCGACGTACTGGAAGGAACAGCGACACTGCTCGTACGCGATGGCTGCGCAGGAGAGGCAAAAAAGGTGGACATTACAGGGTCCGTGccagtgcgctgcgcttgcagtgCAGGCGTCGTAGGCTGTACAGATGCTTGCTCATACATGCCAGCAGGCAGCGTCGCCGGCAGCTCGGAAACGGTGCCGTTCATCGTGCCTTGGATGTAGTGCATTCCAATCACAAAGTCGGCcagatccagcgcgccgcgcgacttCGTGTCCGCCAAGTTCCAAATGGCGCCGAGCTTCGCAAAGGGGAGCTTGGACTTGACAAACAAGTCTTTGGCCTGCTCGCCACTCAGGAGCCCGTTGGTGGGGCCCGCCGATGCAAAAATGCGCGAAAAACGCGCCTTGTCCTCGGCGTTGATGGTCGTCTCCGCGGCGTTGGCAGcgggcgcagcgggcgcagcagcgagtCCTTCGTACACGGGCGGAGCGCCCTGCACTTGCACCACACTCTCGCTTACACTCTCGCCACGCTGGGCACGCCCAATCAAGCGAAGAGCCACGCCAAAGTTATTTGGCGTAAGAAAACCATTGTTCCCTTCGTCGGCAATCGCCCAAATCTTTCCGAGCGTGAGGGTGGGCAGTTTAAATCCCTCAAAGAATTTCACCGCGGCGTCACCCGTAATCATGCCGCTCTGGTTAGGGTCTGCAAATGCATACAGCCGCGTAAATGTCTGGCGCTCAGCATTGCTAAGGTTGAGCGTCATGGCTGACGCTCCTGCGGTACTCATCGCTGCCGTACAGACGATCGCTGTGGGCGCGCCGGCCCGTGTGCTCATCGCCACGTGGTGGGCACGTGGTCAAGTACATGCAACTACGTGGGTGGTGCGCTACGCCGCGTCGATAGTGTCCGTCTCCATGGACTCTACGGGTGGTGCAAGGCCGTATCCAAGAATGTCTGTAATGAGCCATTGTCGCGCCACGCACCTTCCTTGGCAATCATGTTGTAGATTTCTTCGCGTGTCCATGCcgtcgtgccgcgcggaaACTTGTAGTTCTGCTCCTTTTGTACACGCTCGTTTGGCTTGCGGTagttgcgcagcatctgcGTGTTTTTCTCGCGAATGATACACACATCGACATTCGAGCCCGAGCCAAGGTCGTTGAAAATACCAGACTCGACCGCAGCAACGACGAGATCGACGGCCTCTTGTTCCTGGTGTAAGTAGAGTTGGCACGTACCTCCATGTCTGCACGCCAGCCGCTCTCAAAGACCGACATGGCGGCGAGAGACCCCGAACCCATCGTGACGTACGGCAACTTGTCCGTGGAACCGTGCGGTGCAATGGTAAAGAGCTGGGGACCGGTACAGTCGTAGCCACCAAGGACCAGTGCAGCACCAACGTGGCCTTGGTACTGAAACAAGTGTTGCTTCAGCATCGTCATTGCGCCAacgacacgcgcgcgcctccgCGACGACAGCTCCTGAAGCTGCATATTGCTCGAGATCATGTTCGTGACAAACTCGGTGTCGGCCGCAGTTCCTGCACCGCAGCATCGGATATTGTCGGTAATGTAGTGGATCTTTTCGCAATTCTTGTCCGCTACAATGGACCCTTCTGTAGCACGCGTATCCGCACCGAGCACAACGCCGTCTTTGTAGACGAGACCAACAATCGTCGTACCCGTGCTTGTTGCACGCGGCAGAACGTGCCCATGCTCAGACATGAATGCATTCCGCGTGTGGCCCGAAAAGTCAAAGCCACTGCGGCTCGTTTCCTGTGCCGCCATCGTCCGTCGTTGCAGCCCGCAacgctgccgacgcgcgGCCGCTGATCAGATCACGTGATAGTCATGTGGTCCCAGCGCCAAGTGTTGCTTTCTACGCTCGCAGCCAGCATGAGTGCCCACGTCGAACTGTTTACGACGTCGATACAAGGAAATCCGGCGCTTCGGTTGCGCCATGATCGATATGTGATGGTGCTAAAGGCATTCAAGGTACGATCGTGTCTACTGACCCCAGATCCCATTCGTATTTCATGACCTTGCGTCGGACGAGGACGCCAAAcgccgctggcggcgcaaggtgcgtTGCGCGTGAAATGCTTACGccaggcgctcgatgcacagcTCCCTGGACTTCTTGTGCACAACGAATGGCGTGGCACCTTTGAAGAATTTGACAATGCTGTTGAGCACGGGGAGTTGGTCCCGTTTCTGAAAATGCGGCCCGAAGCGACCTCGGCGAaagccgccgctgccgcggcgctacCAGCGTCGGCTCCGCACGAAGGCGGTGCAAAGCTTCCGCCTGCACCGACTTTGTTGGCAACGCCTGCTGGACCGGGCCAACGTACGCTTGCGGACGAAGAGGATATGCTTGCATCGATATTACCGCAGGGGACGAAATTGAGCGACAACGATGTAGACACATTGCTTCGAGATCTTAGCAAGCCTTtggatcgcgcgccgcgcaaagacTCTTTGCCGACAGTGCCCGCAGCGGAGCCCAAGGTACAACCCGCACGCCAGGCTACGACGCATCCCCACTACGATCCGCAGGCgtacagctcgcgcaaTCTTGCAGCggaagctgcgcgcacgatTGGAGCAGAACCGGGATCCAAGACGACTGCTCCGAGGATGACGCTCAAAAGTATGCCATTGAAGCAGATATTGGAAgagcgccgagcgcggcaggccAAGACAGAGTCCACACGCAAGAACGACGAACTGTTCCGCAGCTTGGGGCTAGAGGATGTACATATTTCCGATGATCAGGCAGATGCGCTACTGGAGCGCGGGACAGTGCCCGTATTATCAAGCCATGCTGCGTCGAAGCGTGTGGATGCGAAAGAGCCAGTGGAACCGGTAGTACACAACGACATGGCGATAGACAAGGCGACTGCGGAGCATGGCCAGATGGATACAAGCGATCTATCGGTTGCAGAAGCTATCCCAATAAAGATGGACGCAGTGGATGCTGCAAGCGTGGCAAGAGAGGGTGCCAAGGAATTGGGTGACGCAGTGGTTATGCCCAAAGATGATGGTGCGGGTATTTTTGAAAAGGTGCAAA harbors:
- a CDS encoding uncharacterized protein (COG:T; EggNog:ENOG503NV84), producing the protein MALRSRSGRWETRAQVRPLPLPTESSERPWEEYTIVRKLGRGSFGQVYEAVHTPTTQVVAVKQIHLESSAGEGCEVQDLSEIQREVTSLAQCQSCERVTRYYGSFLRRYTLWVVMELMDGGSCLSLIQRGGPLPESVIAAICRQIVLGLVYLHAQGIVHRDIKAANVLLSKRGEVKLADFGVAAQLLHRNSHCRTLVGTPYWMAPEVIKQSKYNASADIWSLGITALEMAHGQPPLATCHPMRALFLIPKANPPQLDAERYSREFAEFVSRCLAKQPQDRASARALGSTSFVRDAGDIALVRACIEERARETAETSRSDLSDALQDSVLDTSRFSEWAFDDESEERGVQASRMGLGDDSRVSVQTPAPLVHIAAHTPRPDAPTLPKDVDAWKEGSPRKSPRAPVQSLARAPSSQTRVQAALEQLAYQAGQDAEQDGAGMLYELQGLLSQLGRQHPAYLDQFVLALGHPRAGSAVRTPAAASRLASLLYGRWLEGLRARWDVLDSPL
- a CDS encoding uncharacterized protein (EggNog:ENOG503NXUI; COG:S); the encoded protein is MAGSARSTPAPLSHADVRSIKARLFTALGKHSDTYWTAFGALCTASIDRREFHARVEHILSPECYPLHNALVLSMLSAAYARQTSARLRHGTGHRHAPLSPIQAAAHGLYALDSDSDTDADPAVGGLDTRSLKRLRHMYAGLSQDERARLKQLPKTSHGGVHTAATVWAGAGAELLEKKRKEDEKRKAIEERRRTREIKSSIGALSWRATTVQAAAHADAQRPQLSSATQEAFMRGIVAPQCSEAHELPDVHLLQDRMSLAAVEAGLSGGVQVQAAAVVLAALQDHLRNVISTVLRSVRSQRADQVSDKPPRLRMSDMATLLELAPHVVVEPLGQGPTERLLVPDEAAQYTHAPHPMALFARQCAVTTLGAAPPGTAPEPSASEEDPERQFRERQQQHRDVVRNQVLLDQLAPLRMLDRPALCESMANGEVQWSPQHVQAAMEGPDALGTALVQHYQSSHASNHHHHHPNPAHRHKDEYFDVVDPMALLGKLCE
- a CDS encoding uncharacterized protein (COG:T; COG:U; EggNog:ENOG503NY8Z); this encodes MTLNLSNAERQTFTRLYAFADPNQSGMITGDAAVKFFEGFKLPTLTLGKIWAIADEGNNGFLTPNNFGVALRLIGRAQRGESVSESVVQVQGAPPVYEGLAAAPAAPAANAAETTINAEDKARFSRIFASAGPTNGLLSGEQAKDLFVKSKLPFAKLGAIWNLADTKSRGALDLADFVIGMHYIQGTMNGTVSELPATLPAGMYEQASVQPTTPALQAQRTGTDPVMSTFFASPAQPSRTSSVAVPSSTSLMPQPTGAAQGDWAISAQEKAKFDTFFDSLDTAHTGHIEGSLVVPFFMQSGLDEPTLAHVWDLSDLTQDGVLTRDEFAVAMRLINDKIAGRAIPDQLPPNMMPPGMRAQSLPEAVDVKQSETQKELFSLLDFDAPPVSSAAAATAFAGSNAATSLNMPPMRPAVLSKSTAETQTRAPASRSTTAQFNAFDDDVAAPAPDPAELAGTQSAMRSTSKDLDDLRTRRSTVEATAAQNATSLAELEAQLTRARTEQAGEKAAVAELEERVLAQGKELDVLREDVIRTESELSGLRSQKDELEQTLLQDRESVRETKRTLAELQADLASMRDARDRAEEEVRHHAGIAAIADTQLAAARDEHESLLAMPPVRAEPVAKRNPFEMGGEPPSAGTATFESMYGSFATAEPLQTDLGLDTFAGIAGVGAGTAMADSVEPRAQTVHLVDPTGAPATASFLADPSAEGNAHAAVDSVDVGEHADQLVHDTSLDESAYLDASPHTRDDAQGKDQLHLPGGFPGEADAASPDAARAEPSSAQAPPLSARVANVQQAPSDWSAAAAPASAAAAASVPAPAPRAGLASMWPTGAAPESTAPESTLDGAANARPATTVTDAPSARKSTLDEFDSAFKNLGFAHVVPSSADAAVPQADAEQRFESSFAPASASASAPGKPLSPAPAYGEGVPLAYLSNTATAPPVHAPTAQAAPAAQAAPDASVAARSVPSAPGQRSSRAPTPPLPGDLGPVRQLCQMGFSRSQVIRALERANYRTERALERLLSNSGRA
- the PUP1 gene encoding proteasome endopeptidase complex (COG:O; MEROPS:MER0004373; EggNog:ENOG503NWM3; BUSCO:EOG092641M3); the encoded protein is MAAQETSRSGFDFSGHTRNAFMSEHGHVLPRATSTGTTIVGLVYKDGVVLGADTRATEGSIVADKNCEKIHYITDNIRCCGAGTAADTEFVTNMISSNMQLQELSSRRRARVVGAMTMLKQHLFQYQGHVGAALVLGGYDCTGPQLFTIAPHGSTDKLPYVTMGSGSLAAMSVFESGWRADMEEQEAVDLVVAAVESGIFNDLGSGSNVDVCIIREKNTQMLRNYRKPNERVQKEQNYKFPRGTTAWTREEIYNMIAKEDILGYGLAPPVESMETDTIDAA